The Aspergillus fumigatus Af293 chromosome 3, whole genome shotgun sequence region TTGTTTTCGACGGTTTCTGGGTGAGCAGATGGGGGGATAAACATCCTGAGCTCAAGGAAAACACAATTAATGATGTGCTGAAGTTGACTCGAGCCGGCAGATTCAAAGATATCCCAGTGGAATACATCAGATGGACCTGGGAAACCGAAGCCGCTGAGCTGGTTGCGGGTGTACAGGAGACTCTAAGTGGATTCCGCAAAGGTAAAGGCTTGTTAAAATACGAAGGGGACGAATAATCCCCAGGATGGTGGTATAAATAGTATACTAAGTGCACGTACGCAATCAAATTATGCTATAGTACTTCACACTGATTCCATTGGCACAAACAGTGATCTGAACTGAACTAGAGACTGAATCATGCATCTTCGCATTTCCAGTTATGTTTGACCCAGTCCAAGATAAGATCAGTTAAAGTCTCGAAGGGCATATAGACGTCACTATCCCGTGCAAAATCGAGATCAAGTCTCGCAAATTTGGCGGCCAGCGCCACGTAGGGCTCGATAAAGTCAATATACACAAGATCCACTGTGTTCGGATCGGCAGACGTCCCTGGATTGATGAGAGCTTGAATGCAATTTGGAACACGGTAGAATGATATTGGCGAATGAACAGTGTCATCACCATCTATACCCCCATCATCTACAGTGGTGTAGCCAGGGAAAACCTTAGGCGTGAATGGTGTGCTCATTGGAAGCCGACTCTGATCAGTAAGATAATGGGCAGCCACATCGTCGCTTTCCACAATCTTATCGTGCATATGCATTGATTGCTCAGGTGGCGCAAGAGTCCATGGTGTGTGGTTTGTGTGGTCCTTGGGCGCAGTCAAAATTTGCGGCTGCTTGTTCAAAATGTCTACTACCGTTTGCGCTTTGTCGTAGGGGATGTCCTTGATATACCGGAAGCCGCTCGTAAAGGGCGAGACAATGAATGTCGTATCTTGTGTAAACGGACCCTTAAATATGTCGAAGCGTATGGCTCCAGTGTTGACAATGACCAACGCGGGCTTCCCTTTGCGAGAGTCATCCTTCACTTGACTAGGAAGCACTTTCTCCTCGAGCCACGTATATATACTGTCCTGAGAGGGATACTTTACTCGGGTCATCCAGAGGTCCCGAGGAGCGCAACCGTGCACCCTATCCAGTTCAAGGACATCCCTGGACTGCTGAATAAGATGCGATATATTTTGACCGTGCTCTGTGGGAAAAGAATCCCGATCATGACCAGTGTGATGGTGAAACGAGTAGAGGTTGTTATCAATGTACCGTCGGTTGAAGCTGGGAGTTGCTTGAGCAGGCTTGAGCCGATTCTTACTAGTGGACAGACCGTCGATTGACAAAAACCCAATGGTCTCCATGAAGCGGCCGCTCGCCAGCCCGTACGCTTTAGAATCGTACCGAGCATAGTCGCGGATATGATAATGGCCGCCGAAAAATTGAATTGGCACATCCCAATTAACGTTTCTGATCTCTTCGAAAACAGCATTGTATTCCTTCGAGCGAACTGGAACATGGCCGATCACCAGGAAAAgatcgacttcttcgtcacGAATGGCTTCTTGGAACCAAGTCGTTTTAATTGTATCCTCCACTGTATAAACGATTGTGTTGTTGTAATTTTTGGAGAAATCAAACAGAAAACCAAAAGCGACGATGCGGATGCCTTGTTTCTCAGTTGTGAACTTTTTAAACCGTGGAGCCAACGGCACGAGCTCTCCGGAAATTGGATGGACGATGTCAATGTTGGACGCCAGGTAGCTATCACGAAAATTGGGCACAGTAGTCAAAAACTCAGTCTCCGAGGTGTTCTGCTTGTACAGTTCATGATTGCCGGCTGACATCAAATCAATCTGCTGTTGACGCAGAATGTCGGAAATGTAGGCGCCCTTGGGTTCCGAAGCGTCGTAAAGACCGTTCCCTTCAACCCTGTCACCAGTGTCAATTATCAGCAGATCATTGCCCTGAGCGAGTGCCTTTTCCCGCATGCGGGTGGTGAAAGAGATATAATCTCCCCAGTCTGCTCCATAGGAAGCCCTTTTCGATCTGCATCAGCGagcatcaacaatggcaCAATAGATGGCAAAGCCATACTCCTGTAGATgaccagccagccagccGTGGGTGTCTGTAGTGTGGAGGAAATTCAGCTGACCCCATTGGAGATCGCGAATGGGCGCCGGTATAGCATCTGGAGCTGACGGCTGAATAGCTAGGCCGGGTGAAGATGAATAGAGAAGAGCCCAGTAAGCAAGGTACTTCATCCTGGTCAGAGCAATGTTCCACACCATCAAATGACTTTGGAAGGAACCAGTGAGCTGTAGCTCGTTTTCCCGTCCAAACGAGTAGTAATAGATagctatctactccatataCTTGTATGATAGCCATGGATAAACAATAATACGGAAGAAGGTGCCGGTGAGGAAGGCGCTTAGTCATCGCTAGCCCAACAGTCCCGAAGCTCTCACCAAAAACCAAAAAACTTATCGACGGCCAGGTCCGACACGGAGTTAGGAGGTTCTGGGGCTGATTTCTTCCCGCAAGTCTCCTTCacctcatcgtcctcatccgcaGAAGAAGCTATCTGAAGTCGTTTTGTTCTTTTCACTTCCGGAATTACACTCTTTGAGACGGCAATGGCTGCCCCCCGACTTTTCCGCCCAGCAGCTCGCCTGCTTTCATCTCGACTTTCCGCTACACCCTTCCGCTCTACTTTCCAGAAGTCCGCCTGTGCGCCATCGATCCTACGCGCTCGGGGATATGCGACGGAAAGCGGTACTAAGGAAGTTACTGTCCGAGACGCATTGAATGAAGCccttgcggaggagcttgagagcAACCCAAAGACGTTTATCCTGGGTGAAGAGGTTGCGCAGTACAATGGAGCGTATGGCATTACCTTCTCTTAGCTACTTGGATTTGCTCC contains the following coding sequences:
- a CDS encoding metallophosphoesterase family protein; the encoded protein is MVWNIALTRMKYLAYWALLYSSSPGLAIQPSAPDAIPAPIRDLQWGQLNFLHTTDTHGWLAGHLQESKRASYGADWGDYISFTTRMREKALAQGNDLLIIDTGDRVEGNGLYDASEPKGAYISDILRQQQIDLMSAGNHELYKQNTSETEFLTTVPNFRDSYLASNIDIVHPISGELVPLAPRFKKFTTEKQGIRIVAFGFLFDFSKNYNNTIVYTVEDTIKTTWFQEAIRDEEVDLFLVIGHVPVRSKEYNAVFEEIRNVNWDVPIQFFGGHYHIRDYARYDSKAYGLASGRFMETIGFLSIDGLSTSKNRLKPAQATPSFNRRYIDNNLYSFHHHTGHDRDSFPTEHGQNISHLIQQSRDVLELDRVHGCAPRDLWMTRVKYPSQDSIYTWLEEKVLPSQVKDDSRKGKPALVIVNTGAIRFDIFKGPFTQDTTFIVSPFTSGFRYIKDIPYDKAQTVVDILNKQPQILTAPKDHTNHTPWTLAPPEQSMHMHDKIVESDDVAAHYLTDQSRLPMSTPFTPKVFPGYTTVDDGGIDGDDTVHSPISFYRVPNCIQALINPGTSADPNTVDLVYIDFIEPYVALAAKFARLDLDFARDSDVYMPFETLTDLILDWVKHNWKCEDA